In one window of Aureispira sp. CCB-E DNA:
- a CDS encoding gliding motility-associated C-terminal domain-containing protein: protein MKYIIILLVFIVPVLSFAQTFLNGDFELTTAVEDQINISNNSFTRQMPHTVAFGHRENMDIIKSKKYCGLAQKGDWFVALTSDGTDIISMELSSPLIAGNEYVLTFHDRGCLKYGPVSYTQIGISDTINRFGTLIHTTTTPIDQIWTRRIIKFIAPINANFITVKGEADSLVTPVLHWLQVDNFSLECPNELNLGEDTILCAPRTMNIGLNTTDATYLWNNGLTDSMQTITTTGSYSLEVKHPFCNTLKDTIFINYIEFPPHPFPRDTTICLGDTLELDATIPNASYQWSDLSSQAINLVSEEGQHFVNVTIEGCFRTSPIYIEHKDCFPLLEMPNIFTPNGDGHNELFYPRKAERISEATLYIFNRWGQKLFETSDLSQGWNGKFNGQDSVEGTYSWAISYLDIEGNSYNAKGFLQLIR, encoded by the coding sequence ATGAAATACATTATTATACTTTTGGTTTTCATAGTTCCTGTTTTAAGTTTTGCACAAACCTTTCTAAATGGAGATTTTGAACTAACAACAGCTGTAGAAGATCAGATTAATATTTCTAATAACTCCTTTACTCGTCAAATGCCTCATACAGTAGCTTTTGGGCATAGAGAGAATATGGATATTATCAAGAGCAAAAAATATTGTGGGTTGGCTCAAAAAGGAGATTGGTTTGTGGCATTAACTTCAGATGGAACAGATATTATATCAATGGAGTTATCTTCTCCTTTGATTGCAGGAAATGAATATGTTCTTACATTTCATGATAGAGGCTGCTTAAAATATGGTCCTGTATCTTATACCCAAATCGGTATATCAGATACTATCAATCGCTTTGGAACATTGATTCATACAACCACAACACCTATTGACCAAATTTGGACGAGAAGAATTATTAAATTTATAGCGCCTATTAATGCTAACTTTATTACTGTTAAAGGGGAAGCAGATTCATTAGTTACCCCTGTATTACATTGGTTACAAGTAGATAACTTTTCTTTGGAATGTCCTAATGAGTTAAATTTAGGTGAAGATACAATACTTTGCGCACCAAGAACTATGAACATAGGCTTGAATACAACAGATGCTACTTATCTTTGGAATAATGGTTTAACAGATTCGATGCAAACCATTACAACTACAGGTTCTTATAGTCTTGAAGTCAAGCATCCATTTTGTAATACGTTAAAAGACACCATTTTTATAAACTATATAGAGTTTCCTCCTCATCCTTTTCCAAGAGACACAACAATCTGTTTAGGAGATACTTTAGAATTGGATGCAACGATTCCTAATGCAAGCTATCAATGGTCTGACTTATCTTCTCAAGCAATCAATTTAGTATCTGAAGAAGGGCAACATTTCGTTAATGTAACTATTGAAGGCTGTTTTCGAACTAGTCCTATATATATTGAACATAAAGATTGCTTTCCTCTATTGGAAATGCCCAATATTTTTACTCCTAATGGAGATGGACACAATGAATTATTCTACCCTAGAAAAGCAGAACGGATTTCAGAAGCTACTTTATACATATTCAATCGTTGGGGGCAAAAGCTATTTGAAACAAGTGATTTATCACAAGGATGGAATGGTAAATTCAATGGACAAGATTCTGTAGAAGGTACTTATTCTTGGGCTATTTCCTATTTGGATATTGAGGGTAATAGCTATAATGCTAAAGGTTTTCTTCAATTAATTCGCTGA
- a CDS encoding IS3 family transposase — MLGDFLRQHHIKLGRDKLFDLLSEHNLLIKRKKTRRTTFSYHRFRKYPNIIKELKVTRPNQLWVSDITYISLGASFAYLSLITDAYSRKIIGWSLREDLGTAGPLNALSQALKQRNVSQPLIHHSDRGLQYCCNAYIRKLKANKVRISMTENGDPYENALAERVHRTLKEEFLSYYFYFNYEEVQAAIAKAIRLYNHLRPHLSLAYQTPAAIHEKEQTYTHFI; from the coding sequence TTGCTAGGTGATTTTCTAAGGCAACATCACATTAAATTGGGCAGAGATAAGCTATTTGATTTATTATCAGAGCATAATCTTCTAATCAAGCGAAAGAAAACAAGGCGAACAACTTTTTCTTATCACCGTTTTAGGAAATATCCGAATATCATTAAAGAATTGAAAGTGACACGACCTAACCAATTATGGGTCAGTGACATTACTTATATTTCTTTAGGAGCTAGTTTTGCTTATTTAAGTCTAATTACAGATGCTTATTCTAGAAAAATTATAGGTTGGTCTCTGCGAGAAGATCTAGGAACAGCAGGACCATTAAATGCCTTGTCGCAGGCTTTAAAACAGCGAAATGTAAGCCAACCATTAATCCATCATTCCGACCGAGGATTGCAGTATTGTTGTAACGCTTACATTAGAAAATTGAAAGCAAACAAGGTTCGCATTTCTATGACAGAAAACGGAGATCCTTACGAAAATGCACTTGCAGAACGAGTACACAGGACACTCAAAGAAGAGTTTTTGTCTTATTATTTTTACTTTAATTACGAAGAAGTACAAGCTGCTATAGCCAAAGCGATCCGTTTGTACAATCACTTGCGGCCTCACTTGAGTTTAGCCTATCAAACTCCTGCTGCTATACACGAAAAAGAACAAACCTATACACATTTTATTTAG
- a CDS encoding DNA cytosine methyltransferase, producing MTFFLFKLTSFYVKGDILLFFYMNVISLFAGVGGFDLGFKNAGFTIIWANEREKDIWKTYRYNHPKTILDKRDITYIPAHEIPNCDGIIGGPPCQSWSQAGLAKGIQDIRGQLIYEFIRIVKEKQPRFFVMENVSGLLQRKHKTAFINICSTFNQIGYTLSVKMLNAADYGIPQDRKRVFFVGFRKDLGIRYQFPTPFPSKVTLHQAIKDLQTNVLSGKANNHSNKERCVIPNHEYMTGDFSSRYLSRNRARTWNQQSFTIQAGGRHAPIHPQAPKMIQQTKDTYTFLPQKESLYRRLSIRECARIQTFPDNFLFFYDRLTTGYKMVGNAVPVQLAFVIAKSIQKQLLE from the coding sequence ATGACTTTCTTTTTATTTAAGCTAACCTCCTTCTATGTGAAGGGGGATATTTTGTTGTTTTTCTACATGAATGTCATTTCTCTCTTTGCAGGTGTTGGTGGTTTTGATTTGGGTTTTAAAAATGCTGGATTTACCATAATCTGGGCAAATGAAAGAGAGAAAGACATTTGGAAAACTTATCGTTACAACCACCCCAAAACAATCCTTGACAAAAGAGACATAACCTATATCCCAGCTCATGAAATCCCCAACTGTGATGGCATTATTGGAGGTCCACCCTGTCAGAGTTGGAGTCAAGCAGGGTTGGCAAAAGGCATACAAGATATACGTGGACAACTTATTTATGAGTTCATTCGCATTGTGAAAGAAAAACAACCTCGCTTTTTTGTGATGGAGAATGTCAGTGGATTACTTCAGAGAAAGCATAAAACAGCCTTTATAAATATCTGTAGCACTTTCAATCAGATTGGGTATACACTCAGCGTAAAAATGCTTAATGCCGCAGACTATGGAATTCCACAGGACAGAAAAAGAGTATTTTTCGTTGGTTTCCGAAAAGACCTTGGTATAAGGTATCAGTTTCCCACCCCCTTTCCTTCTAAAGTCACACTTCACCAAGCAATAAAAGACCTTCAAACAAACGTTCTGTCTGGAAAAGCAAACAATCACTCTAACAAGGAACGATGCGTTATTCCCAATCATGAATATATGACAGGGGACTTTTCTTCCCGTTACCTTTCTCGAAACCGTGCCCGAACATGGAACCAACAAAGCTTTACCATTCAAGCAGGTGGAAGGCATGCTCCTATTCATCCACAAGCTCCAAAGATGATCCAACAAACAAAAGATACATACACCTTTTTACCACAAAAAGAATCGCTCTATCGTCGTTTAAGCATCAGAGAATGTGCTCGAATACAAACATTTCCAGATAACTTTCTCTTTTTCTATGACCGCTTAACAACGGGATATAAAATGGTTGGGAATGCTGTTCCTGTCCAACTTGCCTTTGTCATCGCAAAAAGCATTCAAAAGCAATTATTAGAGTAG
- a CDS encoding ParA family protein — translation MAKVIVFGNRKGGVGKSTLTMMTATALSQAPFNKKILVIDADDQQSLVKFRNDDLGDDLDAEPSYKIISCLNDIDRLYEIIQRARTTHDYIFVDVAGRLDDFTKKVLFYVDVLMIPFQAGNFSLESTFDYVKFALKVSQKREGNKMRPITMIGFVNMYIKGRTRYRDAREDLEAFEKYVSVLDNNLGFYTAFMDADTLKSIYSNKSSDTAKRNFRCWLNELIKTAEL, via the coding sequence ATGGCAAAAGTTATTGTATTTGGGAATCGAAAAGGAGGGGTAGGCAAATCTACTTTGACAATGATGACAGCTACAGCATTAAGCCAAGCACCCTTCAATAAAAAAATCTTAGTTATAGATGCTGATGACCAGCAAAGTCTGGTTAAATTTAGAAATGATGATTTAGGAGATGATTTAGATGCAGAGCCTAGCTATAAAATCATATCTTGTCTTAATGACATAGATCGTCTGTATGAAATTATCCAACGTGCACGAACTACACATGATTATATTTTTGTAGATGTAGCTGGGCGATTAGATGATTTTACCAAAAAAGTTTTGTTTTATGTAGATGTTCTAATGATTCCTTTTCAGGCAGGAAACTTCTCTTTGGAGTCTACCTTTGATTATGTAAAATTTGCTCTAAAAGTTTCTCAAAAAAGAGAAGGCAATAAGATGAGACCAATTACAATGATAGGGTTTGTAAATATGTATATCAAGGGGAGAACAAGATATAGAGATGCAAGAGAAGATTTAGAGGCATTTGAAAAGTATGTGTCTGTGCTAGATAATAATTTAGGATTTTATACGGCTTTTATGGATGCAGATACTTTAAAGAGTATTTATTCTAATAAATCAAGTGATACTGCAAAGCGGAATTTTAGATGTTGGTTGAATGAATTAATAAAAACAGCAGAATTATGA
- a CDS encoding zincin-like metallopeptidase domain-containing protein, giving the protein MQKNKKNALDTDVYQEVTDKLIQLLENGTIPWKQLFKTSEYGFAQNFFTKHQYTGINWFLLNFIAEYEVPYYLTWKQIQKLGGKIIKGSKAEYIYYVNFYCTNEDGKKLSATEIRTAEENGTPIQKRPYLKRYTVFNISCIEGIEWEKPTLEKQEIRPIEHCESLLDAMEEAPKILFSSENRAYYAPLLDYINMPNLQQFVAHGAEAYYRVLFHELIHWTGHRSRLARKGILQMKQKNKMIYAEEELIAELGACVLAALTGIQKENLLHNSAAYLQSWLACMKEDKRFIFRVAPQAESAVKYILGN; this is encoded by the coding sequence ATGCAAAAAAATAAAAAGAATGCTTTGGATACAGATGTGTATCAAGAAGTAACCGATAAACTTATCCAATTACTTGAAAACGGTACCATTCCTTGGAAACAACTGTTCAAAACTTCTGAATACGGATTTGCCCAGAACTTCTTCACCAAACACCAATACACAGGAATCAATTGGTTCTTGCTCAACTTTATCGCAGAATATGAAGTGCCGTATTACTTGACTTGGAAACAAATTCAAAAATTAGGAGGAAAAATCATTAAAGGTTCAAAAGCGGAATACATTTATTACGTCAATTTTTATTGTACAAATGAAGATGGAAAAAAGCTTTCTGCTACAGAGATACGAACGGCGGAAGAAAATGGAACTCCAATTCAAAAACGTCCTTATTTAAAGCGATATACTGTTTTTAATATCAGTTGCATTGAAGGCATTGAATGGGAAAAGCCAACTCTTGAAAAACAAGAGATTCGGCCAATTGAGCACTGTGAATCACTGCTTGATGCAATGGAAGAAGCTCCTAAAATTCTATTTTCATCTGAAAATAGAGCTTACTATGCACCTCTTCTAGATTATATCAATATGCCTAATCTCCAACAATTTGTAGCACATGGTGCTGAAGCTTATTACAGAGTTCTCTTTCATGAACTAATTCATTGGACTGGGCATCGTTCTCGGTTGGCACGAAAAGGAATTCTCCAGATGAAGCAAAAAAATAAAATGATTTACGCTGAGGAAGAATTAATAGCTGAACTTGGGGCTTGTGTTCTTGCTGCTTTGACAGGAATTCAGAAGGAAAATCTTTTGCACAACTCCGCAGCTTATTTACAATCTTGGTTAGCTTGTATGAAGGAGGATAAACGATTTATTTTTCGAGTCGCTCCACAAGCTGAAAGCGCTGTCAAATATATTCTTGGCAACTAA
- a CDS encoding IS1 family transposase — protein sequence MCSISIQIKCPHCHNSKVVKNGKKTTGRQNFLCKNCGKQFQAEYLYQGADPSMKAQLQSSLLHGSGIRDCYKIFGISPKTTLRFILEQGEKIKITPRQKKYKKVQIDELYSFVNQKGKKVWIFYVYAPETKEILAVTMGKRTKKQLRYLMTQLKCLDIEIEFYCTDAFKSFKEVLPYYQHIIGKSFTKDIEGINTLIRSKIARFHRRTTKFSKKLKYQ from the coding sequence ATGTGTTCAATATCTATACAAATAAAATGTCCTCATTGCCACAATTCAAAGGTCGTTAAAAACGGGAAAAAAACCACAGGAAGACAAAACTTTCTGTGTAAGAATTGTGGCAAACAATTTCAAGCTGAATATTTATACCAAGGAGCAGATCCAAGTATGAAAGCCCAGCTACAAAGTTCTTTATTACATGGTAGTGGTATTAGAGATTGTTACAAAATATTTGGAATTAGTCCTAAAACTACTCTTCGATTTATATTAGAGCAAGGAGAAAAAATTAAAATTACTCCTAGACAAAAGAAGTATAAAAAAGTGCAAATTGATGAGTTATATTCCTTTGTGAATCAGAAAGGTAAAAAAGTGTGGATTTTCTACGTTTACGCTCCTGAGACCAAAGAAATATTAGCTGTAACAATGGGCAAACGTACAAAAAAGCAACTTCGATATTTAATGACACAATTAAAGTGTCTAGATATAGAAATTGAATTTTACTGTACAGATGCTTTTAAGAGTTTTAAAGAGGTCTTACCTTATTATCAACATATTATTGGTAAATCTTTTACTAAAGATATTGAAGGTATTAATACTCTTATTCGCTCTAAAATTGCACGATTTCACCGAAGAACTACCAAGTTTTCTAAGAAACTTAAGTATCAATAG